A genomic segment from Rhodospirillum centenum SW encodes:
- a CDS encoding KAP family P-loop NTPase fold protein — protein sequence MQVDRPIRTGDEDLFDRRSFAERIADVIASRSDPSSLVIGVYGPWGDGKTSTLNMIRARLSSRSDIVQINYNPWQFSADRDRIAHSFWNMLVAALQEILVDIDKAGEAVSTLASFVPVYGETLSKAVDKHLTRDLEQVRRGVSDKLEVSDRRIVVFIDDIDRLERAEVQALFRLVKLSGDFPKVTYVLAFDDKMVAASIGEAYGNGDVASGRRFLEKIVQVPLHLPPADRNALREMMFKTCGRVLEDAGIVLPSEEGGRIATAITMALMSFVKTPRMAKLFDNALTFAIPVLKGEVHVGDQILIEAVRVFIPNLYEFIRDNQDIFLSESNDRNKEGRKNRLQKAMEELNLPERDIEQLSRHLLEVLFPQLSGWGHGSQWQVRRAREQRVCSPDHFRRYFTYAVPRGDIADAMIDGIIDDAAQGGAIQDSLLTAIRNGATAIFIRKLRHREEVLAIEAVPSLVRAVTAASTEIRIILTTFMGDFEFRQAAILVSQLLARLPPDDQDALLIEIAEGPCLLFPVYVLERSLPDGGEGGWLTHDRQVPALAILHKRTISAAREGRLEEATKDWMGVVFGHLRRNLDPDALNTFRLELSEWVAADSSAPVALLRAYAPFSDRGPGDFEEDNYRVLTSIVDGNLFLSELKKALGDEIDVTEYVRKWDAAGIVVDRRLAMQFSYWHHRANILASGDD from the coding sequence ATGCAGGTCGACCGTCCGATCCGAACAGGCGACGAAGATTTGTTCGATCGGCGTAGCTTCGCGGAGCGCATTGCGGACGTGATCGCTTCACGGTCCGACCCGTCATCGCTCGTGATTGGTGTCTACGGCCCCTGGGGCGATGGCAAGACATCGACCCTGAACATGATCCGTGCGCGCCTCTCCTCAAGGTCAGACATCGTCCAAATCAACTACAATCCATGGCAGTTCAGCGCGGATCGGGACCGCATCGCGCACAGCTTCTGGAATATGCTCGTCGCGGCTTTGCAGGAGATTCTAGTCGACATTGACAAGGCCGGGGAGGCGGTCAGCACCTTGGCATCGTTCGTTCCCGTGTACGGTGAAACCCTCTCGAAGGCGGTGGACAAGCACCTCACCCGCGACCTCGAGCAGGTAAGGCGGGGTGTCTCAGACAAGTTGGAGGTCTCGGACAGGCGGATCGTCGTTTTCATCGACGACATCGACAGGCTGGAGCGAGCGGAAGTCCAGGCCCTCTTCCGCCTTGTCAAGCTGTCGGGCGACTTTCCCAAGGTCACCTACGTGCTGGCGTTCGACGACAAGATGGTCGCCGCCTCGATTGGCGAAGCCTACGGGAATGGCGATGTCGCGTCGGGCCGTCGTTTTCTCGAGAAGATCGTGCAGGTTCCGCTCCATCTACCTCCGGCGGACCGCAACGCGCTCAGGGAGATGATGTTCAAGACCTGCGGCCGCGTGCTGGAGGACGCAGGCATCGTTTTGCCCTCAGAGGAGGGGGGCCGCATTGCGACGGCCATTACCATGGCTCTGATGAGCTTCGTGAAGACACCGCGCATGGCGAAGCTGTTCGACAACGCGCTCACCTTCGCGATACCGGTCCTGAAGGGAGAGGTACATGTAGGCGACCAGATACTGATTGAAGCAGTCCGGGTCTTTATACCTAATCTTTATGAGTTCATTCGCGACAATCAGGACATTTTTCTTTCCGAAAGCAACGACCGAAACAAGGAAGGCCGGAAGAACCGTCTTCAAAAAGCTATGGAAGAGTTGAACCTTCCGGAACGCGACATTGAACAGTTGAGCCGCCATCTCCTGGAAGTGCTGTTCCCGCAGCTTTCAGGATGGGGCCATGGCAGCCAATGGCAGGTGAGGAGGGCGCGCGAGCAGCGGGTGTGCTCTCCCGACCACTTCCGTCGCTACTTCACCTACGCCGTACCCCGGGGCGACATCGCTGATGCAATGATCGACGGGATCATAGATGATGCAGCACAAGGGGGGGCCATCCAGGACTCTCTCCTGACCGCGATCCGCAACGGAGCTACTGCAATCTTTATCCGGAAGCTGAGGCATCGTGAGGAAGTCCTTGCCATAGAAGCAGTTCCCTCACTGGTTCGTGCCGTGACGGCAGCCTCCACCGAGATACGGATCATACTGACCACTTTCATGGGAGACTTCGAGTTCAGGCAAGCTGCCATCCTTGTTTCGCAACTGTTGGCTCGTTTGCCTCCGGACGACCAGGATGCACTCCTGATCGAGATCGCCGAGGGACCCTGCCTACTCTTCCCCGTTTATGTGCTAGAACGGTCGCTGCCGGACGGGGGTGAGGGCGGATGGTTGACGCATGACCGCCAAGTCCCGGCACTCGCCATTCTCCACAAGAGAACGATCTCGGCGGCACGGGAGGGACGGCTTGAGGAGGCTACGAAGGACTGGATGGGCGTCGTCTTCGGCCATCTGAGACGCAATCTCGACCCCGATGCTTTGAACACTTTCCGTCTGGAGCTTTCGGAGTGGGTGGCGGCGGACTCGTCGGCTCCGGTTGCGCTGCTGCGGGCCTATGCGCCTTTTAGTGATCGAGGGCCGGGTGACTTCGAAGAGGATAACTACAGAGTTCTGACGTCTATCGTCGACGGAAACCTCTTTCTTAGTGAGTTGAAAAAAGCTCTTGGAGATGAAATCGATGTCACTGAATACGTCAGAAAATGGGACGCTGCCGGAATCGTAGTCGACCGAAGGCTTGCCATGCAGTTTTCCTATTGGCATCATCGAGCTAATATTTTGGCTAGCGGTGATGACTAA